In Nicotiana tabacum cultivar K326 chromosome 19, ASM71507v2, whole genome shotgun sequence, one DNA window encodes the following:
- the LOC107761929 gene encoding pectinesterase inhibitor-like: MVFISGSNFHLFFLVFLLNVISLGADPITGVCSFTQDPTFCTKAFQSDPRSRTADFAELEIIAIDLGTKSAKNTSAEIRSLISGAKDFRSKSSYTQCGSFYEGIIDSLSQAKNNSKAGNHVDVNLQGKSIINYAVECDELLNEPPPVQSPVLSQDNLFARRYGEMIAVVSKRLLH, encoded by the coding sequence ATGGTTTTCATCTCTGGCTCTAATTTCCATCTCTTTTTTCTAGTTTTCCTTTTGAATGTGATTTCATTAGGAGCAGACCCAATCACAGGCGTCTGTAGTTTTACCCAAGATCCAACTTTTTGCACAAAGGCTTTTCAATCGGATCCACGTTCTAGAACTGCTGATTTTGCTGAACTTGAAATCATTGCCATCGATTTAGGAACAAAGAGCGCAAAAAACACCAGTGCAGAGATCCGTTCTCTCATCTCAGGAGCTAAGGACTTTCGTTCCAAGAGTAGCTATACCCAATGTGGCAGTTTTTATGAGGGAATAATTGACTCCTTGAGCCAAGCAAAGAATAATTCAAAAGCTGGAAATCATGTAGATGTTAATCTACAAGGAAAGAGTATCATTAATTATGCTGTTGAATGCGATGAATTGTTAAATGAACCACCTCCAGTTCAATCGCCAGTTTTATCACAAGATAATCTGTTTGCTCGGCGTTATGGCGAAATGATAGCCGTCGTATCTAAACGTCTTCTGcactaa